The following proteins are co-located in the Ensifer sp. WSM1721 genome:
- a CDS encoding DUF167 domain-containing protein: MRAENRTHFSSSRSDVVRAALTSHGDHVRLTVRLTPNGGRDAIDGFETAADGEEHLKVRVRAVPEKGKANAALIAVLAKALGLAKNEVSLVSGDTQRKKILRIEADPEAIAKRLADIAGGGTK, translated from the coding sequence ATGCGGGCGGAAAACCGCACACACTTTTCCTCATCCCGCTCTGACGTGGTGCGTGCCGCGCTCACCAGCCACGGCGACCATGTGCGCCTGACGGTACGGCTGACGCCGAACGGCGGCCGCGACGCGATAGACGGCTTCGAAACGGCGGCCGACGGCGAGGAGCATCTCAAAGTGCGGGTGCGCGCCGTCCCGGAAAAGGGCAAGGCGAATGCGGCGCTCATCGCGGTGCTCGCCAAGGCGCTCGGTCTCGCGAAGAACGAGGTCTCGCTCGTCTCCGGCGACACGCAGCGCAAAAAAATCCTCCGGATCGAGGCCGATCCGGAGGCTATCGCGAAACGCCTCGCCGACATCGCCGGCGGAGGCACGAAATAA
- the ppa gene encoding inorganic diphosphatase codes for MRIDAISIGKNPPEDVNVIVEVPVGGHPIKYEMDKEAGTLVVDRFLYTPMTYPGNYGFVPHTLSDDGDPIDVLICNTRPLVPGCVINVRPIGVMMMEDNSGKDEKVIAVPSAHLTKRYDKVHSYTDLPEITLKQIEHFFEHYKDLEPGKWVKIFGWKDASVAKELIVEAIERAKTKK; via the coding sequence ATGCGGATCGACGCGATTTCCATCGGAAAGAACCCACCGGAAGATGTCAATGTGATCGTTGAAGTTCCCGTCGGCGGCCATCCGATCAAGTACGAGATGGACAAGGAAGCCGGCACGCTGGTGGTCGACCGCTTCCTCTACACGCCGATGACCTATCCGGGGAACTACGGCTTCGTGCCGCACACGCTTTCCGATGACGGCGATCCGATCGACGTGCTCATCTGCAACACCCGTCCGCTGGTGCCGGGCTGCGTCATCAATGTCCGCCCGATCGGCGTGATGATGATGGAAGACAACTCCGGCAAGGACGAGAAGGTCATCGCGGTCCCGTCGGCCCATCTTACCAAGCGCTACGACAAGGTGCACAGCTACACCGATCTGCCGGAAATCACCTTGAAGCAGATCGAGCATTTCTTCGAGCACTACAAGGATCTGGAGCCCGGCAAGTGGGTCAAGATCTTTGGCTGGAAGGATGCGAGCGTCGCCAAGGAGTTGATCGTGGAAGCGATCGAGCGCGCCAAGACGAAGAAGTAA